The Lolium rigidum isolate FL_2022 chromosome 1, APGP_CSIRO_Lrig_0.1, whole genome shotgun sequence region TAGCTCCAGCGCAACGACCACGAATGAATGTCTAGATATGGCCGAGATTGGGCTCATGCATCCACTCGTCCACCGCCACTAGCAATGTCTAGCACCACGCTAAAGCACCGTGGAGAATATAATGCTACACCAACGGTAGGTAAAGAGTATTAAAATGGAGTGAAGAAGAGGCCGAAAGCAAGATGTTGCTTTACCTATTGCAAGTAGAGGGTGGTTAAAAAGACATGGCCTTGGAGAAAATAATTAAGTATTTATCATCATGAATGGATACCATAATATGGTATTCATGTGGCACACATGTTTTTAAATCGAAACAATTTTCAGTGTGCCTATATATTGTTTTTTATTATTCCGTAGCAatacacgggcattcaactagtaaagaaaagaaatggaAGAGGCTAGTGCTCTGAAGGCGAATGTGACGACGGTGCAGCGCTTCCGCTATATTCACTTCTTCTTCCACCTCCGAGACTCACGATAGCTTCGAGACTCCGTTGACCAACCAGCAGCCGCCATGCGCCACGAAACCACTCACGTCCATTTCGGCACCGACGACTGCCATGGCTCCAGCTCCAGCAGCAGAGGCAGTAGCCCGTACTCCCTCTGGCTGGTGTCACAGCAGCTTCCGGCTTCAGACTTCCTGGTTATAGTACTTCAGACTTAAGAGGCTAAGATGAAGGAGATGAAGGCTATTGCTCAgatatgaaaaaaaaaaatctactgcTCAAAAGGTGAATGGGACGGCGCCTCCGCAATTTTCACCTCTTCTTCCACCTCCCTGGCCCAAATCATTCTGCACGCGTCATTCACGATAGCTTCGAGACTCCGTTGACCGAGCGGCAGCCGCCATGCAAGCGCACCACGAAACCACTGTAGTCCATTTCGACGCCGACGGCTGCCATGGCTCCAGCTCCAGCAGCGGAGGCAGTAGCCCGTACTCCCTCTCCGGCCCCTccctcgacagcgacgacggctccaCCAGCACCGACGAGTACTGCCCGGACGATCCACTCGAGTTCCGGCGCCACGTCTCTATTTTCTCCCCATCCGTGCTGGCCGAGGTTGATCCCAGCAGCTTCCGGCCGATCTCTCAGTCCCTCTCCCAGCAGCTTCCGGACGTCGACAAACACCTGCAGCGCATGGTCCTCCTCCTTCCAGCCTTCTCAGCTTCCGCTGCCTCCGCGGCGCGCACGGACGCGCTGCAAACATGGCTCGCCGACTTCAACGTCGGCTGGGTGCTGGACATGGACGACCACGGGAGCCTCCCGCGGAGGGAGGTCGGGAGGAGGGTCAGTGAGTGGGCGCATGCGCTAGGCACCATGGATCGTGTCTTCCGCCACCGGCACCGGGCGGTCCGCAGCCCGGTCAACGAAGCAGCCGTGGCGGAGCTGGCCGCGCTGGGCCGCCTCGCGGGGGAGAGCGCCGGCGCGATGCTGAGGCTGGCCGGCTCCGTGGTGGCGCTCGGGAGCTCCCCGTCGAAGCTGCTCGCGGCGCTCGACGTGCACGCCCCTGTCTCGGAGACCTACCCGGGCCTCGCGAGGACGTTCTCATGGCCGCCCTCCCACCCAGTCTCGGTCGCGTCCGACGCAGCGCTCGCCGGCCTGCTGGACGCGTCCCGGCGGTGCGTGTGTGACCTCAGCGCGTTCATCCGCTCGCCCCAGTACCCGTGGCGGATGCCGCAGGGCGGCGAGGTGCACCCCTGTGTCGGCTTCTGGATGGGCTACTTCCGAGGCATGTTGCGCAACCGCGTCTCCCTCTACTTCGTCCTTGCCGGAGCTCATCTCGACGAGGAGCGAACGACGCCACTCCCGCCCGACGAGGGCGGCCTGGTGATGGAGCTTATCTCGTGCCTGGAGGCCGTGCTCGAGGAGAAGTCCGGCGCGTTGGCGTTCCCCGGGCTGAGCCAGATCTTCATGCTCAACAACACGAGCGCCTTGGTGCGCCGCGCCGTCCGCTCCGACCTCAGCATGTTCCTGCCGCCCGGCTGGGTCCTCGCCCGCGAGGAGCGCATGGATGGCTACCTCAAAGGTTACCTCGAGGTTTCATGGGCGCCCGTGGTGGCGCGCCTTGCCGGAAAGCCGGGAGCCTTGACCGTTCTCCGGCGAAGGAACCCGCTGAGCCCATTTTACTCGGCGTTTGAGAACGTGTGCAGCATGCATAGAGGTTGGAAGGTGCCCAGCCCGGCGCTCCGGTCCATCCTCCGGAGCACCGTGTCGGAGAGTGTTCTGCCGGCATACCGCCGGTATGTGGATGATCACCCGGAGGTTGAGATACCCGCAGGGCGCAGCGTGGAGGAGCTGGAGCATCAGTTGTCAGAGTTGTTCGAAGGATAGAAGACCAAATATGCCCTTGCGCTGCTTTCTctgtaactaaaattttgaacCTGATACTCCTGCCACCTGTCCATTTGTTTACCGGATTCAGAGTTTTTCATGTATATGTTATACAACTATGTAACTATTCGATCTTGCAGCAAAAATACTGGTGAAGGATAGACGGAAAGTTGCGTTGCACTGCTTGCTGTAACTGATATTCTGAACCAGACACCAGCTCTGTGGCACATAACCATTTGGGATCGATTCAGAATTTTCCACATACTATACAGGTAATCAGTTTTGCTGCATAAATACTGGTGAATCAGTGCTGACACGCAAAATCCTAAATCCCAAAGTCCATAGAAACACCCAGTCTATCTAGGGGTAGAAACGAGTGGTGGATGCAGGTCGGATAGTGGAAACTCCTAAATCCTGTATCcgttttcatattttcaaaacAAATATTGATGCGAATAGGTTAGTTGAATTGGGTGGATCAAATGTTTTCTCTCTGCATGGATATGAATATAAAGAGTAATAGACTCGTCTCTTATAGTGAGTCAACTATAGAACAATACAAAGATAAATATGATACAATACATAATAGTTTCAAGTTCAATCACAAAAAAAAACCACTTTGCTAGTTATTTTAGGTTGGGTGATTGGTATATCAGGCTAGAATATCTAAATTAGTGAACATAATTTTATTCAGATACGGATATGTCCATTTCCATATCCACATTTGCTTCAAAATTAAATACCACATTCGTATTTGTATATGCAAAACAAATCCAGACATTTACCACAACCATTTCCATGTTTATCCGGATTCAGATATTTCCATATTCATTTTCAAGTTTTCGAATAATCCAGATTATCAACTACCAGTTTCCACCCCTAAGTGTATCATGTTGACATTTGAGACAGAGAAACTAATACAGGGTCGACAAATGGCAAAGACAATTTACTAATCCAGACATTCGTATTTGTATATGCAAAACAAATCCAGACATTTACCACAACCATTTCCATAATTGTCTGGATTCGGATATTTCCATATTCATTTTCAAGTTTTCGAATAATCCAGATTATCAACTACCAGTTTCCACCCCTAAGGGTGTGTTTGTTAGGTCGGGCCACCTCAACATGCTTTTCCCACCTCATACATGCTGACCTTAGATGTGTTGGGTTGAGATTTTGTGCCTTGTTTGGTAGTTTGTATCCGGAAAGAGATGCTCAGCTGAGATGTTGTTTGGCGTGTGGATGAGTTGAGATAGTGCTGTGTAGAGATTTTTACACAAAAGTCCCTAGACAGAAAGAAAAAATCAATCAGGTCCCTGGTTCATCCAACCACTGCATCAAGGAAGATGCTTCGGCCGTAGCAGCGCCGGCGTGGCTATCCTGGCGGTGCGTGGGGACGGCGCTTCCTGGCGGACGTCGGGGCCTGTCGGTGGCGGCCGTAGCGGCGCTTCCGGGCGGACGTCAGGGCGCGTCGGTGGCGGGTGTGGCTGTCCTGGCGGCCGCAGCGCGTCGGTCCTTGTTgacggccatggcggcgcgaggAGGTTGCGCTAGTTTGCTGTAGTGGCGGCGCGAGGAGTCGACGCTGGTAGCTTCCATGGCGGAGCAAGGAGGCGGTGCCGGGTGGTCTCGCATAGGCGCGATGCGCGCGGTCAGTAGGGTATCGGTTCGCGAGCTTGTTCCTGTGGCGCTCCAGGCGGAGGAGGCCGCCGGCGCATCCAGGTGTGGAGGAGAAGGAGGCAGCGGTGGCTCTCCAGGCTGAGGAGGTCGTCTGCGCGTAGCGGGAGGAGGACCCCGTGGTCAGGCGAGGAGCTCGGGCGGAGGATCTCGGGCCGGCGCGTATCTGGAGGAAGGAGGATTGGGGGGAAATGAGAGTACCGGGTGGGGGTATGGGGGTGGCGCGGGGGGCAGCTACAGTGCTTTGCGGGGCGACCTCAGCCTGGGCGACCTGTGAAGCTCGATTCGAGCTTCCCAAGCCGGCCTGGCTGAGGGCACTTTTCTGTGCGAGACCAGCACTGCCGAGAAGGACCGAGCCGGGCTACCAATCATCTAATTGGGTGTTCAGCTGAGTTGAGATGAGATTTTCTCAGCtcccccgggctaccaaacacaccctaagtgtaTCATGTTGACATTTGAGAGAGAGAAACTAATACATTTGAGAGAGAGAAACTAATACAGTGTCGACAAATGGCAAAGACAATTTACTAATCAAATAGTTGTGCAAAACATACTGAAACAAACAAATGAATACTGAGCGACCAGCATATTACGGACTAAAATATTATATGTCTTCCGGAGGATGGGAGTACAAAAAATGGCAGAAGACTTCTTTTGGCAATGCAAAACATACTGAAACAAACAAATGAATACTGAGCGACCAATGCGCTGAAAACAGAGTGAAATGGGGGCCTTTACATTGCTCCCCTTCCCTGCTGGTGCACTAAAGATCTTTGAACAACCTCGCCTTCTAAGTTAATCAACAGGGATTCCTGATAAgttaacaaaacaaaaaaataaaaagttaCATGCAATGTTAGTGTTTCAAACTGATAGAGAGGAGCAAGTGTAAGAATATAACCATAAACTCACCATCTCTAGAGGGCTGACTCTGTGCAAGAAGAAACCATCTAAATTATTGTGATCACCACGGCTGGGGTTTTGAATATACAACATTGAATTCTCTTCATGGAACTGTCCACAAGAACCACCTGTGCTAACATATGCATTCTGCACACAGAAGCAGCCAAGAATAACCAATATGATGTCGAGTTTTCATCAAGAAACAGAATAGAAATTACGGCATTTCCCAGAAAAGAAGGAATTACCACTGCATATGTTTGAAAAATATTCCGAAGTGGCTCGTATAATTTTACTGTTTTTGTGGTGTGCACCTCATTGCAGTCAACTAACGCATCATATCCAACAACTATTTTCCTGGCTTAAAAATAATATTAGGCATTACGATCTTAATACCAACATGTGTGCATACATGTTCATATGGAATCTTTATACCAGTTACTGCTGCTCAGTGCTAGTGTTTGTTCCAACCATGTAATTTGTTCCCTGCTAGAATTGCTCACTTTTCCATGATGTAGAAGTTCCTTTAACCAAATGACAAGATCAatcaaaaataattcaaaaagtCAGTATATTCCACAATATCCAGCAAAGACTCCATGTAAAACAATCATATGCAAATTTAAATTGTGACCATATTGCACTAAAAATTGTTCAATTTACAGATTCCTGAACTTGAATGAAGACAAGGAGGAAAAAACGGAAGGAGTTGTTGGCTTCTTTGTGCCGCTGAAATAATCAGTGCAAAGGGGGCTAACCATTCAGCCGAGAGAACTAGCAAATGATGGA contains the following coding sequences:
- the LOC124670531 gene encoding exocyst complex component EXO70A1-like; this encodes MQAHHETTVVHFDADGCHGSSSSSGGSSPYSLSGPSLDSDDGSTSTDEYCPDDPLEFRRHVSIFSPSVLAEVDPSSFRPISQSLSQQLPDVDKHLQRMVLLLPAFSASAASAARTDALQTWLADFNVGWVLDMDDHGSLPRREVGRRVSEWAHALGTMDRVFRHRHRAVRSPVNEAAVAELAALGRLAGESAGAMLRLAGSVVALGSSPSKLLAALDVHAPVSETYPGLARTFSWPPSHPVSVASDAALAGLLDASRRCVCDLSAFIRSPQYPWRMPQGGEVHPCVGFWMGYFRGMLRNRVSLYFVLAGAHLDEERTTPLPPDEGGLVMELISCLEAVLEEKSGALAFPGLSQIFMLNNTSALVRRAVRSDLSMFLPPGWVLAREERMDGYLKGYLEVSWAPVVARLAGKPGALTVLRRRNPLSPFYSAFENVCSMHRGWKVPSPALRSILRSTVSESVLPAYRRYVDDHPEVEIPAGRSVEELEHQLSELFEG